The sequence AAGAAAAAAATTGCGTCGGTTGCAGAGGGTGTGTAAGAAGCAATGGTAAGGAAGCGTAAAGAATGAATCTGAGAAAATTAGAAAAGACGGAACATGAGAAGACGCGGAGACTTTGGGAGGAGATTTTTACCGAAGATACGGAGGCGTTTTTGGATTATTATTATAGTATTAAAACAGCTGAAAATGAGATTTTTGTCATGGAAGAAGATCAAACGATTCGGTCAATGCTCCAACTGAATCCTTACCGGCTGCGTGTGAACAAAGCCAGCTTTTCTACGAACTACATTATTGCGGTTGCGACAGATGAAAAATACCGGAAACGTGGGCTGATGGGACGGCTTTTAAAACATGTGATGCGAGAAATGTATGACAGAAAAGAACCATTTACGTTTTTGATGCCGGCTGCGGAGGCAATATACTATCCGTATGATTTTCGATTTGTCTACAATCAAGGGCAATGTGAAGTGTCGGGGAGAGAGAAAAAAGAAGAGACGCTAAAGATTGTCCTTGCAGATGAGAAGGACTGTGTAAAACTTGCAGAATTTGCAAATCAATTTCTGGAGGATGAGCAGGTTGTGGCAGTGCGGGATGAGAAGTATTATAGAACGGTTCTCGCAGAGCAGAAAAGTGAACAAGGTGGAATTGTCATGGCAAAGAGAGATGATCACATCGTGGGAATGTACTGTTATGCGAAAGGGGAGCGGTATGAGATTCGTGAACCACTGTTTTTGAGAGAAGAAGATTTTTTGCATGCCGTTTATACATTAACTGGAAATGAACAGGAACGTGTAAAATGCGGTGCATATGGAACAGAAAAAGAAGTGCCGATGATCATGGTGCGGATTTTGCATTTAGAGACCTTCTTAAAATGCTTTTCTTTAAAAGAAGATGTGGATTTTTATGTACAAGTTATAGATTCATTTTTGGAAGAGAACCATCATATCTTTCATATTGTTGGAGATGCACTGAACGGCGTGACTGTTGTGGGAAGATGTGAAACACCGGAGCATTCCTGCGGAGCAATTTCTGTTGGAGAACTCACAAATTTCATGTTTGGCTATCCCTCCAAAGAAGATAGGCATCTCGAAAAAGAATTAAAAGAAAATCTTAAAAAATTTATTCCGTTGTCAAAAGTTTTTTTGAATGAAGTAGTATAAAGGTTGACAAAACAAAAAAATTTTCATAAACTGTATAAATATAGTGAGAAAGACTTAGAACGAAAAGAGTAGTATATTTGGAACTGACAGAGAGAGATTGCCATCGGCTGAAAGCAATTTTGAGGAAAGAATATATGAAGTGCATTCGGGAGTTGGTTTGGCGAACAGACAGTAGTCGAATTCGGGCAGCATACGTTACATGCATCAAGTGAAGGAAGGAGATTCCTTTATTAGAGTGGAACCGCGGATTGAACTTCGTCTCTAGAGTATTAGAGGCGAAGTTTTTTATTGCACAGGAAATTTCGCCTGTGCAATAATTGCGACATAGAAGATCTGTGAATTTGGGAGGAACGTTGATGGGAATGATATCATATATAAAAGAGGAATTAAACGTAATCAAAGAACGAGATCCTGCCATCAAGACAGGGATGGAGGTGCTTCTTTATTCCAGTTTTAAAGCCATATTGAGTTATCGGGTGGCACATAAGCTGTTTTTGAACAAACACTATTTTCTTGCGAGATGGGTTTCGCAGCGTGCTGCCAGAAAGACCGGGATAGAGATTCATCCGGGGGCGACCATCGGAAAAGGGCTCTTTATCGATCACGGAAGCGGTGTGATCATAGGAGAGACGACGGTGATCGGTGACAATGTGACACTGTATCAGGGAGTCACACTTGGAGGAACCGGAAAGGAAAAGGGGAAACGGCATCCGACGTTGGAAGACAATGTTATGGTGAGCGCCGGAGCGAAGATTCTTGGCTCTTTCACGATAGGGGAGAACTCAAAGATAGGTGCAGGCTCAGTTGTTCTGGAAGAAGTCCCGCCAAATTGTACGGTGGTCGGTGTACCGGGAAGAATTGTGAGAATGGGTGATAAAAAAATCCCGAGAACAGATATGGATCAGGTGCATTTACCGGATCCGGTACTGAATGACCTAAGAGAACTTCATCAGGATAATCTGAAATTGAAAAAACAATTAAAAGAATTAGAAAGTCAGCTCAGATGTGTCACTAAGAAGGACGCAGATGATGCACAAGAAGGAGGACATTATGAAA comes from Coprococcus phoceensis and encodes:
- the epsC gene encoding serine O-acetyltransferase EpsC, which translates into the protein MGMISYIKEELNVIKERDPAIKTGMEVLLYSSFKAILSYRVAHKLFLNKHYFLARWVSQRAARKTGIEIHPGATIGKGLFIDHGSGVIIGETTVIGDNVTLYQGVTLGGTGKEKGKRHPTLEDNVMVSAGAKILGSFTIGENSKIGAGSVVLEEVPPNCTVVGVPGRIVRMGDKKIPRTDMDQVHLPDPVLNDLRELHQDNLKLKKQLKELESQLRCVTKKDADDAQEGGHYEII
- a CDS encoding GNAT family N-acetyltransferase, which gives rise to MNLRKLEKTEHEKTRRLWEEIFTEDTEAFLDYYYSIKTAENEIFVMEEDQTIRSMLQLNPYRLRVNKASFSTNYIIAVATDEKYRKRGLMGRLLKHVMREMYDRKEPFTFLMPAAEAIYYPYDFRFVYNQGQCEVSGREKKEETLKIVLADEKDCVKLAEFANQFLEDEQVVAVRDEKYYRTVLAEQKSEQGGIVMAKRDDHIVGMYCYAKGERYEIREPLFLREEDFLHAVYTLTGNEQERVKCGAYGTEKEVPMIMVRILHLETFLKCFSLKEDVDFYVQVIDSFLEENHHIFHIVGDALNGVTVVGRCETPEHSCGAISVGELTNFMFGYPSKEDRHLEKELKENLKKFIPLSKVFLNEVV